The DNA window CGCACCGTGGCGCGCCCGGTGGTGTCCTCACCGACAGCGGCCATGGTCATCGTGGCCTGTTCGGCGGCGAGCAGGGTACCAGGGGTGCCGGACCCGGCCATCTCAGCGAGCGCGAAGAGCACAGCGGAGGCACCGAAGGTCGGCAGCCGAGGCGACCGTCCCGCGCTCAGCGCGCGAGCGTCCCTGTCAGCGAGACCAGCGACCACATCCGGAGTGACCTCCGGTCCGGTCTGTTCGAGGGAGGCCCGCAGGCCGCGTTCGCGCAGCAGGCGCGGGTCGTCGTAGTCGTGGACCACGCCGTCCGGTGTGCGGGTGCGCACGGGGAGGCTGCGCGCGAGGCGGCGCAGGGACCGCAGGCTCAGTCCGGTGCCGCCGGTGAGGACGGCTCCGGCGCCGGCCGGCCGCAGGTCGGCGGCGACGACCAGGGTGTGGGGGCGGGCCGAGAGGACCGCGTCGAGGGCCGCCGGGGCGCCGCCGAGGCGTTCGACGACCTCGACGTCTGCGGGCAGGCCGAGTCCGGCGAGCAGGACCGCGGCGCCGCCGCCTTCGATCAGCGGCAGGTCACGGGTGACCAGGACGATCCGTTCGACGGCCTCCTTCGTGACCGTGCCGTCCAGGGCCGCCCGGCCGGCCTCGACGGCCAGGGTGAGGGCGTCCTCGTCCGGCCCGGCCGTCCGGCTGCCGGACTCCCCCCAGGGCGGGAGATAGGTGCTGACCGCGCGTATGCGGCTCATGGCTGCTGCTCCTTTCGTTGCGCGGGCCCGGGTGGTCCGGGACGAAGCCGCCCCGACCGGGGCCCGAAGCGGACCGGTCACCGGCGGGACAGGGAGGCGATGCCGCCGGGGAGGACGCCGAAGACCCGGCGCAGACCGGAGTCGATCTCCTCGGCCGAGAGCCGCTCGCCGCCGGCGGCGGTGTGGCCGTCCAGCACCGTCCACGGCTGCACACGGTGGACGGTGTTGCCGTCCACGCGCAGGACCGCGCCGCTGAGCCAGCCCGACTCGGCGGAGGCCAGCCAGGCGACCACGGGCGAGCTGTTCTCCGGGTCCATCGGGTCCCATCCCCCGGACCGGGACTCCTCGGCCATGCCGACGGAGGTGGTCATCCGGGTGCGGGCCACGGGCGAGACGGCGTTGGCGGTGACTCCGTAGCGCGCCATCTCCATGGCCGTGACCAGGGTGAGGTTGGCGATGCCGGCCTTGGCCGCACCGTAGACGGCCTGGCCGACGTTGCTGGCCAGACCGGCGCCGGACGTGGTGTTGACGATGCGTCCGGCGACCTGCTCCCCGGTGGCGCGGGCGACCTCGCGCCAGTGGGCGCAGGCGTGGTGCGTGAGGGCCATGGTGCCCTTGAGATGGACGGCGAGGACCTGGTCGACGTCCTCCTCGCGGAGCCTGGTGATCATCCCGTCGCGCAGGATGCCCGCGTTGTTGACGACGGCGTCCAGCCGTCCGTAGCGCTCGACGATGCGGCCCACCATGGCGCCGACGCCGTCCCAGTCGGTGACGGAGGCCATGTCGGCGACGGCCTCGCCGCCGAGCTTGACGATCTCAGCGGCGACCTCCTCGGCCGGTGACTCCCCCACGTCGTCGCCGCGCAGGCCGACTCCCAGGTCGTTGACGACGACCGTGGCCCCATGCCGCGCCAGTTCCAGACAGTGGGCGCGGCCTATCCCGCGGCCCCCTCCCGTGACGACAACGACACGGCCCTTCAGCATGCCCGGCATCTACGCTCCCTCTCACACGTATCGCATCCAGTTCATTTAGCTTAAGATTTAAGCTACATGAACGTCCACCCCCGCACACCCCATGGCCCAAGGACCGCCCCGCGCCGGCTCGCACCCCTCGCACCGGCTCACGGGCACCGTTCGCCATGGTGGTGCGCGCGTCCGGCTCGGACCTGACCGGGGCGACGAGCCACCACGCGACGCCTCGGCAGGGAAGACCGCCTCCGCACGACCACCCGGAAAGGGACGCCCGACCTCCATGGAACCGCAGCATCTACGCATCGACCGGGACGACCGGACCGGAGTCGTCGTGGTCACCCTGGACCAGCCGCCGGTCAACGCGCTCGACGAGCGCAGCT is part of the Peterkaempfera bronchialis genome and encodes:
- a CDS encoding SDR family NAD(P)-dependent oxidoreductase; translation: MPGMLKGRVVVVTGGGRGIGRAHCLELARHGATVVVNDLGVGLRGDDVGESPAEEVAAEIVKLGGEAVADMASVTDWDGVGAMVGRIVERYGRLDAVVNNAGILRDGMITRLREEDVDQVLAVHLKGTMALTHHACAHWREVARATGEQVAGRIVNTTSGAGLASNVGQAVYGAAKAGIANLTLVTAMEMARYGVTANAVSPVARTRMTTSVGMAEESRSGGWDPMDPENSSPVVAWLASAESGWLSGAVLRVDGNTVHRVQPWTVLDGHTAAGGERLSAEEIDSGLRRVFGVLPGGIASLSRR